A genomic window from Agrobacterium larrymoorei includes:
- a CDS encoding DUF952 domain-containing protein: protein MSQTPPVIYKIVPDALWQKAKHEGVFKGAAIDLTDGYIHFSTADQVKETAARHFADQQDLLLIAVDGGALGDKLVFEPSRGGDLFPHLYGELPLNAVLWETTLTLGDDGAHQFPEI, encoded by the coding sequence ATGAGCCAGACGCCCCCTGTCATCTACAAGATCGTGCCGGATGCCCTGTGGCAGAAAGCAAAGCATGAGGGCGTTTTCAAAGGGGCAGCCATCGATCTGACCGATGGCTACATCCATTTCTCCACGGCCGATCAGGTGAAGGAAACGGCGGCCCGCCACTTTGCCGATCAGCAGGATTTGCTTCTCATCGCAGTCGATGGCGGGGCTCTTGGTGACAAGCTGGTGTTCGAACCATCGCGTGGCGGCGATCTCTTTCCGCATCTCTATGGCGAGCTTCCGCTCAATGCCGTGCTGTGGGAAACGACCCTGACGCTGGGTGACGATGGCGCCCACCAGTTTCCGGAGATTTGA
- a CDS encoding YitT family protein produces the protein MWSVDPAKHSPIEDVQGIVTGSIVSALGFYILNKVGLLTGGTAGVAFLIHYSFGISFGLLFFIVNLPFYYLSFRRLGLAFSLKTFIAIGLVSVLTELESRWMVIDSVNPLWAAILGGLLLGYGLLALYRHRASLGGIGILAIYIQDRFGIRAGLIQLAFDTCVMIAAFAVIEPKTVLYSIVGAFFLNMFLAINHRSDRYIVVR, from the coding sequence ATGTGGAGTGTGGATCCGGCCAAGCATTCACCGATCGAGGACGTGCAGGGCATCGTCACCGGGAGCATCGTTTCGGCGCTTGGCTTTTACATCCTGAACAAGGTCGGCCTTCTGACGGGTGGCACTGCGGGCGTCGCCTTCCTCATCCATTATAGCTTCGGCATCAGCTTCGGCCTGCTGTTCTTCATCGTCAATCTGCCGTTTTACTACCTTTCCTTCCGTCGTCTCGGCCTTGCCTTCTCACTGAAAACCTTCATCGCCATCGGTTTGGTCTCCGTGCTGACGGAACTAGAATCGCGCTGGATGGTCATCGACAGCGTCAATCCGCTTTGGGCTGCCATTCTCGGCGGACTTCTCCTCGGTTACGGTCTTCTTGCGCTCTACCGCCATCGCGCCAGCCTTGGCGGCATCGGCATTCTGGCTATCTACATTCAGGATCGTTTCGGCATCCGTGCCGGTCTGATCCAGCTTGCCTTCGACACCTGCGTGATGATCGCCGCCTTTGCCGTCATCGAACCGAAGACGGTGCTCTACTCCATCGTCGGCGCCTTCTTCCTCAACATGTTCCTGGCCATCAATCACCGCTCCGACCGCTACATCGTGGTGCGCTGA
- a CDS encoding CAP domain-containing protein: MTDHSLTTLSRRGFVLLSAGSVLSACVSVPTNKGLPSGTRDETAAALPMVNELRRSKGLSTLSANPAAQQAAIYQANRMVKAQKMAHLIGITDSFLIRMKNGNVPLPAAENVAAGQDTVERVVKAWIGSPHHLENMLGNYGGLGVAVAYDSAAKNRPYWAMVLCA, encoded by the coding sequence ATGACCGACCATTCCCTGACGACCCTTTCCCGGCGCGGCTTCGTGCTGCTTTCTGCTGGCTCCGTTCTTTCGGCCTGCGTTTCCGTTCCCACCAACAAGGGCCTGCCCTCCGGTACGCGCGACGAGACGGCAGCAGCACTACCCATGGTCAACGAGCTTCGCCGCTCGAAAGGTCTTTCGACGCTCTCCGCCAATCCGGCGGCACAGCAGGCGGCCATTTATCAGGCCAACCGCATGGTGAAGGCGCAGAAGATGGCGCACCTCATCGGCATCACCGACAGCTTTCTCATCCGCATGAAAAACGGCAACGTGCCTCTGCCCGCCGCAGAAAACGTCGCCGCGGGCCAGGATACGGTCGAGCGCGTGGTCAAGGCCTGGATCGGCTCGCCGCATCACTTGGAAAACATGCTCGGCAATTACGGCGGCCTGGGCGTTGCGGTGGCCTATGATAGCGCGGCGAAAAACCGGCCCTATTGGGCGATGGTGCTTTGCGCTTGA
- a CDS encoding transporter substrate-binding domain-containing protein produces the protein MPVLFDKQERLPGADISSIPRVRFLMSVDFPPFNFTDQDGRLVGFHVDLAREICAQLKIESKCQVQALPFDELEAALELGEGEAVMSGVASTSDLRKSFSFTRPYLLLPARFAVSKAAKLEGQSASAALTGKKVGVVSNSRHEAMLKAFFPKVVATGFAGYEPMYEALKTGKVDAVFADSLRLPFWVAGTASDNCCAMFDGPYMSDKFLGEGLSIMTVDPENKLVPAFDQALAALSRNGRLEEIYRRYFPYGLF, from the coding sequence CTGCCGGTGCTGTTCGACAAGCAGGAACGTCTTCCGGGTGCGGATATCTCGTCCATTCCCCGCGTCCGGTTTCTGATGTCGGTCGATTTTCCGCCCTTCAATTTCACCGATCAGGACGGCAGGCTGGTGGGCTTCCATGTCGATCTCGCCCGCGAGATCTGCGCGCAGTTGAAGATCGAGAGCAAGTGCCAGGTTCAGGCGCTGCCCTTCGATGAACTGGAGGCCGCGCTGGAGCTGGGCGAAGGAGAGGCCGTGATGTCGGGCGTTGCCTCGACGTCGGATCTGCGCAAGAGCTTCAGTTTCACGCGACCTTATTTGCTTCTGCCGGCGCGTTTCGCAGTGTCAAAAGCCGCCAAGCTGGAAGGGCAATCGGCATCGGCGGCACTCACCGGCAAGAAAGTCGGCGTCGTCAGCAATTCGCGCCATGAAGCGATGCTGAAAGCGTTCTTCCCCAAGGTCGTCGCCACGGGCTTCGCCGGCTATGAGCCCATGTATGAGGCGCTGAAGACCGGCAAGGTCGATGCGGTCTTTGCCGACAGTCTGCGTCTGCCCTTCTGGGTGGCGGGCACCGCGTCGGACAATTGCTGCGCCATGTTTGACGGCCCTTATATGTCGGACAAATTTCTGGGCGAGGGGCTCTCGATCATGACGGTCGATCCTGAAAACAAACTCGTGCCAGCCTTCGACCAGGCCCTCGCAGCCCTTTCGCGCAACGGGCGGCTGGAGGAAATCTACCGCCGCTATTTCCCGTACGGGCTTTTCTGA
- the ugpE gene encoding sn-glycerol-3-phosphate ABC transporter permease UgpE — translation MIQRTPYADAFTYGLMIIGFLLLIGPFIVIISGASQSLQQINSVPFSFMPSDRLFENMHAAWNRANLGNAMLNSFIMASLVTVGKVALSALTAFAIVFFRSPLRHVFFWTVFITLMLPLEVRVVPTYAVAADMFHPFALLINAVSGIDINIEWNLLNSYAGLTLPLIATATGTFLYRQFFMTLPDELAEAARMDGSGPMRFFVDMILPLSRTNMLALTTIMFVYGWNQYLWPLLMVTDPSYKTVMMSLSSLLPSENGTPDWNVTLAGSLIIMLPPLLVVGLLQRWFVRGLVSTEK, via the coding sequence ATGATCCAACGCACTCCCTACGCCGATGCCTTTACCTACGGGCTGATGATCATCGGTTTCCTGCTCTTGATCGGCCCCTTCATCGTTATCATTTCCGGCGCCAGCCAGTCGCTGCAGCAGATCAACAGCGTGCCCTTCAGCTTCATGCCAAGCGATCGACTGTTTGAGAACATGCACGCAGCCTGGAACCGCGCCAATCTCGGCAATGCCATGCTCAACAGCTTCATCATGGCCTCGCTGGTAACCGTCGGCAAAGTAGCGCTGTCTGCCCTCACAGCCTTTGCCATCGTCTTCTTCCGCTCGCCGCTGCGGCACGTGTTCTTCTGGACGGTGTTCATTACGCTGATGCTGCCGCTGGAGGTACGTGTGGTGCCAACCTATGCGGTGGCCGCCGACATGTTCCATCCCTTCGCGCTCCTGATCAACGCGGTCTCCGGCATCGACATCAACATCGAGTGGAATCTCTTGAATTCCTATGCGGGCCTGACGCTGCCGCTGATCGCCACCGCCACCGGCACATTTCTCTACCGGCAGTTCTTCATGACGTTGCCGGACGAGCTGGCCGAGGCGGCGCGCATGGATGGCTCCGGACCGATGCGCTTCTTCGTCGATATGATCCTGCCCCTGTCACGCACCAATATGCTGGCGCTGACGACGATCATGTTCGTCTATGGATGGAACCAGTATCTCTGGCCCCTCCTGATGGTGACCGATCCGTCCTACAAGACGGTGATGATGTCGCTCTCCAGCCTCCTCCCTTCCGAAAACGGCACGCCCGACTGGAACGTCACGCTTGCCGGTTCCCTCATCATCATGTTGCCGCCGCTTCTCGTCGTCGGGCTGTTGCAGCGCTGGTTCGTGCGCGGCCTCGTCTCCACCGAGAAATGA
- a CDS encoding sugar phosphate isomerase/epimerase family protein codes for MTSIISAVGFCNATGRGDLSTLDSSLKIVADTGASACEIGIYGEEIISGGRIIEDRAQRVRDIVRQYAFKKLSLHGQIVSNFMDREHLHLQKKVVRAMLELCDRLGAGVLVHHSGNAILTDGVNGSDLDQMEREALFEMAEIAKTYGVRIVLENIFTTEDGQYRQTPSQVAETVKAVGHDNLAALIDFSHAYIESTFKGLNFRDELRAMAPVTGHLHVHDSFGLPYTMKKFYHPAEATALGIGDLHLPIGWGDIDWDDIFSELTFLPDTTLIMEIGAERFADQQPACLERAMKLADAVNKR; via the coding sequence ATGACCTCCATCATTTCCGCCGTCGGCTTTTGCAATGCCACAGGGCGCGGCGATCTCTCCACCCTGGACTCCTCCCTGAAGATCGTTGCCGATACCGGCGCAAGCGCCTGTGAGATTGGCATCTATGGCGAGGAAATCATTTCCGGCGGCCGTATCATTGAAGACCGGGCGCAGCGCGTCCGTGATATCGTCAGGCAGTATGCGTTCAAGAAGCTGTCCCTGCACGGCCAGATCGTCTCCAACTTCATGGATCGCGAGCACCTGCATCTGCAGAAAAAGGTCGTTCGCGCCATGCTCGAACTCTGCGACCGGCTGGGTGCTGGCGTGCTCGTCCACCACAGCGGCAACGCGATCCTCACCGATGGCGTGAATGGCAGCGATCTCGACCAGATGGAGCGTGAGGCTCTTTTTGAAATGGCCGAGATTGCCAAGACCTATGGCGTGCGCATCGTGTTGGAAAACATCTTCACCACGGAAGACGGCCAATACCGCCAAACGCCATCGCAAGTGGCCGAGACCGTGAAGGCCGTCGGCCACGACAATCTTGCCGCCCTGATCGACTTCAGCCACGCCTATATTGAATCCACCTTCAAGGGCCTCAATTTCCGCGACGAGCTGCGCGCCATGGCGCCCGTGACCGGCCATCTGCATGTGCATGACAGCTTCGGCCTGCCCTACACGATGAAAAAATTCTACCACCCGGCAGAAGCCACCGCGCTCGGCATCGGCGACCTTCACCTGCCGATCGGCTGGGGCGATATCGACTGGGACGACATCTTCTCCGAACTCACCTTCCTTCCCGACACCACCCTCATCATGGAAATCGGTGCAGAACGCTTTGCCGACCAGCAGCCCGCTTGCCTGGAGCGCGCCATGAAGCTGGCAGATGCGGTGAACAAGCGGTAA
- the ugpC gene encoding sn-glycerol-3-phosphate ABC transporter ATP-binding protein UgpC codes for MAQIDIRQVHKSYGKTKTLHGVDLIFPSGEFVVILGPSGCGKSTLLRMIAGLEDITGGEIAIAGKVVNRLEPRERGCAMVFQNYALYPHMTVSDNIGYALKVAGVAKTERRRRIEETAKIVGLSDYLERKPAALSGGQRQRVAMARAIIREPDVFLFDEPLSNLDAKLRVTMRAEIRRLHQRLSATSVFVTHDQVEAMTLADRLVIMNKGNVEQVGQPLDIYNRPASTFVASFIGSPAMNLFNAKVDRDTASLSFGNWSSSMPVEIARAASGEDIIAGIRPEQCIVTRNGEGISAVVDFVEELGSGRIVYADIRGQIFAAAIGEDLTVRPGDRVMLQFPAAHLHFFDPSTERRIDPDLASANRAGVTHQDILAHSA; via the coding sequence ATGGCGCAAATCGACATTCGTCAGGTGCATAAATCCTACGGCAAGACCAAGACGCTGCATGGGGTCGACCTCATCTTTCCGTCCGGAGAATTCGTCGTCATTCTCGGGCCTTCCGGCTGTGGCAAATCCACTCTGCTGCGCATGATTGCCGGGCTGGAAGACATTACGGGCGGCGAAATCGCCATTGCCGGCAAGGTGGTGAACCGCCTGGAACCGCGCGAGCGGGGCTGCGCCATGGTGTTCCAGAACTATGCGCTCTACCCGCATATGACGGTTTCCGACAATATCGGCTATGCGCTGAAGGTCGCAGGCGTCGCCAAGACCGAGCGCCGCCGCAGGATCGAGGAAACGGCGAAGATCGTGGGCCTTTCGGACTATCTGGAGCGCAAGCCCGCGGCATTGTCCGGTGGTCAGCGTCAGCGCGTTGCCATGGCGCGCGCCATCATTCGCGAGCCGGATGTGTTTCTCTTCGATGAGCCGCTGTCCAACCTCGACGCCAAACTGCGCGTCACCATGCGCGCCGAAATCCGCAGGCTGCATCAAAGGCTCTCCGCGACATCGGTGTTCGTCACCCATGATCAGGTTGAAGCGATGACGCTGGCGGACCGGCTGGTGATCATGAACAAGGGCAATGTCGAACAGGTGGGGCAGCCGCTCGACATCTATAACCGACCGGCGAGCACCTTCGTCGCCTCCTTCATCGGCTCTCCCGCCATGAACCTCTTCAATGCCAAGGTGGATCGTGACACTGCTAGCCTAAGCTTCGGCAACTGGTCCAGTTCCATGCCGGTGGAAATCGCACGTGCCGCCTCAGGCGAGGACATCATTGCCGGTATTCGACCGGAGCAGTGCATCGTCACCCGCAATGGCGAAGGGATCTCGGCCGTGGTGGATTTCGTCGAGGAACTCGGCTCCGGTCGCATCGTCTATGCCGATATTCGCGGCCAGATCTTTGCCGCTGCGATTGGCGAAGACCTCACCGTCCGCCCAGGCGACAGGGTCATGCTGCAGTTTCCCGCAGCACATCTGCACTTTTTCGATCCCAGCACCGAACGGCGGATCGATCCCGATCTCGCATCGGCCAACCGAGCCGGCGTCACCCACCAGGATATTCTGGCCCATAGTGCCTGA
- a CDS encoding YitT family protein, with amino-acid sequence MIWKNRARLWATTPDRHSLLEDVQGVLAGAMLASLGVTLFSAAGLLTGGTVGLAFLVHYATDVQFGLIFFLVNLPFYYLAFRRLGLAFTVKTFSAIALTAVLSDMMPRLFAFQSINPIAAALFGGLTVAAGMLALFRHRASLGGFGILALYLQDRFGWRAGFIQLAFDGMVLLASFFIATPFVILCSVLGALVMNLVIAINHRNDRYIAM; translated from the coding sequence ATGATCTGGAAGAACCGTGCAAGGCTGTGGGCTACGACGCCCGACCGGCATTCTCTGCTGGAAGATGTTCAGGGTGTTCTAGCCGGAGCCATGTTGGCGTCGCTCGGCGTCACCCTGTTTTCCGCCGCTGGTCTGCTGACAGGCGGCACCGTGGGCCTCGCGTTCCTCGTCCACTATGCAACGGACGTGCAGTTCGGTCTCATCTTCTTCCTGGTCAACCTGCCCTTCTACTATCTCGCCTTTCGTCGCCTTGGCCTTGCGTTCACGGTCAAGACCTTTAGCGCCATCGCCCTGACGGCGGTGCTATCCGACATGATGCCGCGACTCTTCGCCTTCCAATCGATCAATCCCATCGCCGCTGCGCTATTCGGCGGTTTGACCGTCGCAGCGGGAATGCTGGCGCTTTTCCGTCACCGCGCCAGCCTTGGAGGCTTCGGCATTCTGGCGCTCTATCTGCAGGATCGCTTCGGTTGGCGGGCTGGCTTCATCCAGCTGGCCTTCGATGGCATGGTGCTGCTGGCGTCCTTCTTCATCGCCACGCCCTTCGTCATTCTTTGCTCGGTTCTTGGCGCATTGGTGATGAATCTGGTGATCGCCATCAATCACAGAAACGACCGCTACATCGCAATGTAG
- a CDS encoding quinone-dependent dihydroorotate dehydrogenase — protein MSGLFSSLGRKGLFLLDPEVAHGMSIAALRSGFIPTCHVPHDPRLQQTVAGLVFPNPLGMAAGYDKNAEVPGPLLKLGFGFTEIGTVTPRAQAGNPKPRIFRLVENEAVINRLGFNNEGHAAALSRLIAAGLRGIVGVNIGANKDSDDRIADYVKGIETFSSVASYFTANISSPNTPGLRDLQARESLSALLSAVLAQRDREAEKLSRHIPVFLKIAPDLTEEGLDDIAAEVLSHRLDGLIVSNTTLSRDGLVPGSNNQEAGGLSGKPLFERSTAVLAKMRKRVGPDLPIIGVGGVSSAETALEKIKAGADLVQLYSCMVYEGPGLPGTIIRGLSSRLERDGIRNIRELRDSSVESWAARSI, from the coding sequence ATGAGCGGATTGTTCTCCTCCCTTGGACGCAAGGGCCTCTTCCTGCTTGACCCCGAAGTCGCGCATGGCATGTCGATTGCAGCTTTGCGCAGCGGTTTCATCCCCACCTGCCACGTGCCGCATGATCCGCGCCTGCAACAGACGGTGGCAGGACTGGTTTTCCCCAATCCACTTGGCATGGCGGCAGGCTATGACAAGAATGCCGAAGTTCCCGGCCCACTCCTCAAGCTCGGCTTCGGCTTTACCGAGATCGGCACGGTGACTCCGCGCGCGCAGGCTGGCAATCCAAAGCCGCGCATTTTCCGGCTGGTGGAAAACGAGGCGGTCATCAACCGCCTTGGCTTCAATAACGAAGGCCATGCAGCGGCACTTTCGCGTCTGATTGCGGCGGGTCTGCGCGGCATCGTCGGTGTGAATATCGGCGCCAACAAGGACAGCGATGACCGCATCGCCGATTACGTGAAGGGCATCGAAACCTTCTCTTCCGTTGCCTCCTATTTCACGGCCAACATTTCCTCGCCCAACACGCCGGGCCTTCGTGATCTTCAGGCACGCGAAAGCCTTTCGGCGCTTCTTTCCGCCGTGCTGGCGCAGCGCGATCGCGAGGCCGAGAAATTGTCCCGTCACATCCCCGTCTTCCTGAAGATCGCCCCCGATCTGACCGAGGAGGGGCTGGATGACATTGCAGCCGAGGTTCTGTCTCACAGGCTGGATGGCCTGATCGTCTCCAATACCACCCTGTCACGCGACGGTCTGGTGCCGGGCAGCAACAACCAGGAAGCCGGTGGCTTGTCAGGCAAGCCGCTCTTCGAACGCTCCACAGCGGTGCTGGCAAAGATGCGCAAACGCGTCGGACCGGACCTGCCGATCATCGGCGTCGGCGGTGTGTCGTCGGCAGAGACTGCCCTCGAAAAGATCAAGGCAGGCGCCGATCTCGTGCAGCTTTATTCCTGCATGGTCTATGAGGGACCAGGCCTGCCGGGCACGATTATCCGAGGCCTGTCGAGCAGGCTGGAGCGGGACGGGATCAGGAACATCCGGGAACTGCGTGATAGTTCCGTGGAAAGCTGGGCGGCGCGGTCGATCTGA
- a CDS encoding DUF6460 domain-containing protein gives MAGEVNKVLGDSVGRTIVKLLVISLIVGFLMAVFGLTPWSIIYGVRDFVLNIWYSGFHALGSIGDYLLAGAVIVIPVFIVLRLLSLR, from the coding sequence ATGGCCGGTGAGGTCAACAAGGTGCTGGGTGACAGCGTTGGGCGCACGATCGTCAAGCTGCTGGTGATATCGCTGATCGTCGGATTCCTGATGGCCGTCTTCGGCCTGACGCCGTGGAGCATCATCTATGGTGTCCGCGATTTCGTTCTGAACATCTGGTATTCGGGCTTCCACGCGCTTGGCAGCATCGGCGACTATCTTCTGGCGGGCGCTGTCATCGTCATTCCCGTCTTCATCGTTCTCAGACTTCTAAGCTTGCGTTGA
- a CDS encoding carbohydrate ABC transporter permease: MEKRSVFKSTWLPLLFALPQLVLIALFFYWPAVAVVNWAFTLEPPFGGAAEFVGLANFCETFADPLYWNSVTVSLIFAIVGPFFAILIGLTLALAVDRQLPGSGFFRVLYILPFAIAGPAAGMAFRFILSPERGLAASLNAIYPDIWNPAKYGSHALALVIIIFIWKWAGYTFIFLLAGLQSVPRSLTEAAAMDGSGPIRRAIDIQVPLLAPTLFFLTVTMMTEGFVGSDTFGIVHHTTGGGPNHATEVMVFRIVQEAFQGLNYSGASAQSIILIGLIMVFTFIQFRFIERRVHYK, translated from the coding sequence ATGGAAAAGCGCTCCGTCTTCAAGAGCACCTGGCTACCCCTGCTTTTTGCCCTGCCGCAGCTCGTCCTCATTGCCCTATTCTTCTATTGGCCCGCCGTGGCTGTGGTAAACTGGGCCTTCACGCTGGAGCCGCCTTTCGGTGGGGCCGCGGAGTTTGTCGGGCTTGCCAATTTCTGCGAGACCTTCGCCGATCCACTTTACTGGAACTCGGTCACCGTTAGTCTGATCTTTGCGATTGTCGGCCCGTTCTTCGCCATTCTCATCGGGCTTACCCTTGCGCTGGCGGTCGATCGACAACTGCCGGGCTCCGGTTTCTTCCGCGTTCTCTACATATTGCCCTTTGCGATTGCCGGTCCGGCAGCGGGCATGGCGTTTCGCTTCATCCTGTCGCCGGAACGCGGGCTCGCCGCCTCGCTGAACGCCATCTATCCAGATATCTGGAACCCGGCGAAATATGGCAGCCATGCCTTGGCGCTGGTCATCATCATCTTCATCTGGAAGTGGGCAGGCTATACCTTCATCTTCCTGCTGGCCGGACTGCAATCGGTGCCGCGAAGCCTGACGGAAGCGGCTGCGATGGATGGCTCCGGGCCAATCCGCCGCGCCATCGATATTCAGGTGCCGCTCCTGGCGCCCACCCTCTTCTTCCTGACCGTGACCATGATGACGGAGGGCTTCGTCGGCTCCGACACATTCGGTATCGTGCACCACACGACCGGCGGCGGTCCGAACCATGCAACCGAGGTCATGGTGTTCCGCATCGTGCAGGAAGCGTTCCAAGGGCTCAACTATTCCGGCGCATCGGCGCAGAGCATCATTCTCATCGGCCTCATCATGGTCTTCACCTTCATCCAGTTCCGCTTCATCGAGCGGCGCGTGCATTACAAGTGA
- a CDS encoding extracellular solute-binding protein: protein MKTSTLSSFVASLAVAAALGTTAAHAEKTKFEFWYGLSGDLGERVQDACKKFNASQPDYEIVCTSQNSYDATLQNTIAAYRAKKQPTIAQIYDAGTLDMMLSKAFVPAKKLMADNGYKIDWNNYFPGIANYYASASGELNSFPFNSSTAVFYYNISAFEKAGVTGKPETWEDVAEAAKKLKAAGYECPLAFNFDPWPLVEQFSAIHDQPIATEGNGYKGLNAELVVNKTKVVDELKFFKKMQDEKLFVVKTKTLGMDPIPSFTSQTCQMAMSSIADHGTVGKTLPEGVKWDVAMLPVFKGTERKKSLVGGASLWVMAGRPDAEYKGAAAFLNFIAQPDMVEWWSTVTGYIPVTKTGFESMKKNGFYDKAPYKGREIAIESLTLTEPTDTTRGIRLGNFTQIRKELSTALEAIYMQNGDVQQELDKAVERSNVGLRRFEKTFAGVSIN, encoded by the coding sequence ATGAAAACGTCGACCCTTTCTTCCTTCGTGGCATCGCTTGCTGTCGCAGCCGCGCTTGGCACTACGGCCGCCCATGCTGAAAAGACAAAATTCGAGTTCTGGTACGGCCTCTCCGGCGATCTCGGCGAGCGCGTGCAGGACGCCTGCAAGAAGTTCAACGCGTCGCAGCCGGATTATGAAATCGTCTGCACCTCGCAGAACAGCTATGACGCGACGCTGCAGAATACGATTGCTGCCTACCGCGCCAAGAAGCAGCCGACCATCGCGCAGATTTATGACGCAGGCACGCTGGACATGATGCTGTCCAAGGCCTTCGTTCCGGCCAAAAAGCTGATGGCCGACAATGGCTACAAGATCGACTGGAACAACTATTTCCCCGGCATTGCCAACTACTACGCGAGTGCTTCCGGTGAGCTGAACTCCTTCCCGTTCAATTCCTCGACCGCCGTTTTCTATTACAATATCAGCGCCTTCGAGAAGGCCGGCGTGACCGGCAAGCCGGAGACCTGGGAAGATGTGGCCGAGGCCGCCAAGAAGCTGAAGGCTGCCGGTTACGAATGCCCGCTGGCATTCAACTTCGATCCCTGGCCGCTGGTCGAACAGTTTTCCGCCATCCACGACCAGCCGATCGCGACCGAAGGCAATGGCTATAAGGGCCTGAATGCGGAACTCGTGGTCAACAAGACCAAGGTCGTTGATGAACTGAAGTTCTTCAAGAAGATGCAGGACGAGAAGCTCTTCGTCGTCAAGACCAAGACGCTCGGCATGGATCCAATCCCCTCCTTCACATCGCAGACATGCCAGATGGCGATGAGCTCGATTGCCGACCACGGCACCGTCGGCAAGACGCTGCCGGAAGGCGTGAAGTGGGATGTCGCCATGTTGCCGGTCTTCAAGGGCACCGAGCGCAAGAAGTCGCTCGTTGGCGGCGCTTCGCTGTGGGTCATGGCTGGCCGTCCGGACGCGGAATACAAGGGTGCTGCGGCATTCCTCAACTTCATCGCCCAGCCGGACATGGTCGAATGGTGGTCCACCGTCACCGGCTACATTCCCGTCACCAAGACCGGCTTCGAGAGCATGAAGAAGAACGGCTTCTACGACAAGGCGCCGTATAAGGGCCGTGAAATCGCCATTGAAAGCCTGACGCTGACCGAGCCGACCGACACGACGCGCGGCATCCGCCTCGGCAATTTCACGCAGATCCGCAAGGAACTCTCCACGGCACTTGAGGCGATCTACATGCAGAACGGCGACGTTCAGCAGGAACTCGACAAGGCTGTCGAGCGCTCCAATGTCGGCCTGCGCCGCTTCGAAAAGACCTTTGCCGGCGTTTCCATCAACTAA
- a CDS encoding response regulator transcription factor, producing MAELTIIIADDHPLFRGALRQAVGGLEGNNSFIEAGDFDDARRCAEEQPDADLMLLDLAMPGVSGFSGLMSLRAEFSSLPIIIVSATDDPATMRRAIELGASGFISKSSGIDDIRTAIRTVLEGDVWIPASCQSSRDQDADMTDLINRLRTLTPQQSRVLGMLAEGLLNKQIAYELNVSEATIKAHVSAILLKLNVDSRTQAVIQLSKLNQPALVA from the coding sequence ATGGCAGAACTCACGATTATCATTGCGGATGACCATCCGCTGTTTCGCGGCGCTCTGCGTCAGGCAGTGGGTGGTCTCGAAGGCAACAATAGCTTTATCGAAGCGGGCGATTTCGACGATGCGAGACGCTGCGCGGAAGAGCAGCCGGACGCCGATCTGATGCTGCTCGATCTTGCCATGCCAGGCGTCAGCGGCTTTTCCGGCCTGATGTCGTTACGCGCAGAATTTTCCAGCCTGCCGATCATCATCGTTTCGGCCACCGACGATCCGGCCACCATGCGTCGCGCCATCGAGCTTGGCGCGTCGGGCTTCATTTCCAAATCCTCCGGCATTGACGACATTCGCACAGCCATCCGGACCGTGCTGGAAGGCGATGTCTGGATTCCGGCGTCCTGTCAGTCCAGCCGCGATCAGGACGCCGATATGACGGACCTGATCAACAGGCTGAGGACGCTGACGCCGCAGCAGAGCCGTGTGCTCGGGATGCTTGCGGAAGGCTTGCTCAACAAGCAGATCGCCTATGAGTTGAATGTCTCCGAAGCGACGATCAAAGCGCATGTATCGGCCATTTTGCTGAAGCTCAATGTGGACAGTCGCACGCAGGCGGTGATTCAGCTTTCGAAGCTCAATCAACCTGCGCTTGTCGCTTAG